In one window of Zingiber officinale cultivar Zhangliang chromosome 11A, Zo_v1.1, whole genome shotgun sequence DNA:
- the LOC122032843 gene encoding 40S ribosomal protein S7-like — protein sequence MFTTSKKILKDKGAEPTELEDTVAQAFFDLENANQELKSDLKDLYINSAVQIDMPGNRKAVVIHIPYRLRKAYKKIHVRLVRELEKKFSGKGEIAGFASWCSLRRKGYIPFYRLGHGVAARPCLLLSLAALHGRANWHSHMDLGHCSWDTTVQDRMAVYGLAAGRGGTTVQVCTTMHGSISV from the exons ATGTTTACCACGAGCAAGAAGATCCTAAAGGATAAGGGTGCAGAACCGACTGAGTTGGAAGACACTGTGGCTCAG GCATTCTTTGATCTGGAGAATGCGAACCAGGAGTTGAAGAGTGACTTGAAGGATCTTTACATTAATTCAGCAGT GCAAATCGATATGCCTGGCAATAGGAAAGCTGTTGTTATTCACATTCCATACAGGCTGCGAAAAGCctacaaaaagattcatgttaGGCTGGTTAGAGAACTGGAAAAGAAGTTCAGTGGGAAG GGAGAAATTGCTGGGTTTGCAAGCTGG tgctcccTGAGGAGAAAGGGTTATATccctttttataggctagggcacggtgtTGCGGCACGACCGTGCCTTCTTTTATCTTTGGCCgcgctgcacggtcgtgccaattggcacagccaTATGGATCTGGGGCACTGCTCCTGGGACACGACCGTGCAGGATCGCATGGCCGTGTATGGCTTGGCTGCTGGTCgtgggggcacgaccgtgcaagtttGCACGACCATGCATGGATCCATCTCTGTTTag